In Vespa velutina chromosome 1, iVesVel2.1, whole genome shotgun sequence, the following proteins share a genomic window:
- the LOC124955406 gene encoding liprin-alpha-1 isoform X2: MWSAMCDVMPTIAEDSISQRSSQFSGDDANFEQLMVSMLDERDKLMDSLRECQERVQEAETRVRELEKERDSLNRQIYANIPQELSQLTKELAAARENILQREEEISELKAERNNTRLLLEHLECLVSRHERSLRMTVVKRQAAAQSGVSSEVEVLKALKSLFEHHKALDEKVRERLRVALERNTSLEEELAHTKEELQQYKVSGITPKAIDDKPKENGQTDDGQQQNKNETEQAESQQEPQQQLQQQLQQQQQQQQHAIQKLGTEKPTEIASRLSNGSLDPSDQDSAVRVIDLQATLDKQSTELSTWQRRVAELSGRVAELEETLSKTQKDLLKTQEINVKLQRDLRENVAQKEDQEERIATLEKRYLNAQRESTSLHDLNEKLEQELQHKKAQLKLQEEKIAAIQEKLELAEQKLTQYAKLPEMEEQLKQRMEALTQVRRPNQAQERHGSAEDRIQRLEAQLEEKNAEVMRVNQRLKMNEEHNTRLSATVDKLLSESNDRLQTHLTERMEAIEEKNAITQELEKTRKVAEDLQNEKADIVKELGKARLEIDNVKRQMLQQEIAFNIQQTDALTRSLSPNAVDPGSFSRSASHSSFDTHSLPRRGGKRAVIEEDASKNYVVRTLAEQEWEKLQQAHVLANVQQAFDVSSDAEGDGDNESIFSCSAEVISPAGHTDAQTLALMLQEQLDAINNEIRLIQEEKQNTEARAEELESRVGSFEHMNLLARGRSLERASPPLSGRSTPKSHHSPNRDYLHKYHTAPASMSPAHLHQYAASLASPGQLSESLPASQLQLSGEELHSVSERDSVGGAGSASSDAASPLTARSLRLERVVQALAHSQEELRRRTGQTGFPSSGFSPHSRHGQHSNGALNSGTPPSPLSSRHSSQDSLHKNNLSSVGLPIGQLSSSHLHMQTTMSPATAAAVAAAQKKKGIKSSLGRFFSKKEKIKGKDTTMPGDVPGMGGASTPADPDYGDSVSVAGTLGSKSDFDRRKKKSPSMFGSMLDSSRHELLAEAMKAGTPFALWNGPTVVAWLELWVGMPTWYVAACRANVKSGAIMSALSDTEIQREIGISNSLHRLKLRLAIQEMVSLTSPSAPKTSRTTLAFGDMNHEWIGNVWLPSLGLPQYRSTFMECLVDARMLDHLTKKDLRGQLRMIDSFHRTSLQYGISCLKRLNYDRQQLEERRRMAEGANVDVLVWSNDRVIRWVQSIGLKEYGNHLLESGVHGALIALDESFDANNFALTLQIPTQNTQARQLLEMEFANLLTVGTERRPDVSNMKS, translated from the exons GAACTGTCACAATTAACAAAAGAATTAGCAGCGGCACGTGAAAACATTTtacagagagaagaagaaatatcagAATTGAAAGCAGAACGGAACAACACACGT CTTCTACTGGAACATCTTGAATGTTTGGTTTCTCGACACGAACGATCGCTAAGGATGACGGTCGTAAAACGTCAAGCCGCGGCACAATCGGGCGTGTCGTCGGAAGTTGAAGTACTAAAAGCTTTAAAGAGTTTGTTCGAACATCATAAAGCTTTGGACGAGAAG gTACGCGAACGATTGCGCGTAGCTCTCGAAAGGAATACGAGCCTTGAAGAGGAATTGGCCCATACCAAAGAAGAG CTCCAACAGTATAAAGTAAGTGGAATTACGCCTAAAGCCATAGATGACAAACCTAAAGAAAATGGTCAAACAGACGATGGTCAACAACAAAACAAG AATGAGACTGAGCAGGCTGAAAGTCAGCAGGAGCCACAACAGCAGCTTCAACAGCAActacagcagcagcagcagcagcagcaacacgCAATACAAAAGCTAGGTACAGAGAAGCCAACAGAGATAGCAAGCAGATTGAGCAATGGCAGTCTTGATCCATCCGACCAGGATTCGGCAGTACGAGTAATAGACTTGCAAGCCACTCTTGATAAGCAG aGTACTGAGTTAAGTACATGGCAACGGCGTGTAGCAGAATTGAGCGGACGAGTTGCAGAATTAGAAGAAACACTCTCTAAAACTCAGAAGGATCTTTTAAAAACTCAGGAAATTAATGTTAAGTTGCAAAGAGATCTGCGTGAAAATGTTGCACAGAAAGAGGACCAAGAAGAAAGGATTGCAACTCTTGAAAAACGTTATCTCAATGCTCAACGGGAATCAACTAGCTTACATGATCTCAATGAGAAATTAGAACAGGAGCTTCAACATAAAAAGGCTCAATTAAAG cttcaagaagaaaagatagcaGCTATACAAGAAAAATTGGAACTTGCTGAACAAAAATTAACCCAATATGCTAAGTTACCTGAAATGGAAGAACAATTGAAGCAGAGGATGGAGGCTCTGACCCAGGTGAGGAGGCCCAACCAG GCCCAGGAAAGGCATGGTAGTGCAGAAGATAGAATACAAAGGTTAGAAGCACaattagaagagaaaaatgcaGAAGTAATGCGTGTCAATCAACGACTTAAGATGAATGAGGAACATAATACTCGATTAAGTGCAACCGTTGATAAACTTTTATCTG aaTCTAATGACAGGTTACAGACACATTTAACAGAAAGAATGGAAgcaatagaagaaaagaatgcgATAACGCAGGAACTTGAAAAGACAAGGAAAGTAGCTGAAgatttacaaaatgaaaaagcagATATTGTTAAAGAACTAGGAAAAGCACGTCTCGAAATTGATAATGTAAAGAGACAAATGCTTCAGCAAGAAATTGCTTTTAATATACAACAAACGGATGCATTGACTAGAAGTCTTTCTCCAAATGCTGTGGATCCTGGTTCATTTTCTAGAAGTGCAAGTCATAGTAGTTTTGACACACATTCATTACCTAGGAGAGGAGGCAAAAGAGCTGTGATAGAAGAGGATGCTTCAAAG aATTATGTAGTACGTACTCTTGCGGAACAAGAATGGGAAAAACTTCAACAAGCTCATGTTCTAGCAAATGTGCAACAAGCATTTGATGTTTCCAGCGACGCTGAAGGTGACGGTGATAATGAAAGTATCTTCAGTTGTTCGGCAGAGGTAATTAGTCCTGCAGGACATACCGATGCTCAAACACTTGCGCTAATGTTACAAGAACAATTAGATGCTATCAATAATGAGATTAGATTAATTCAG gaagaaaaacagaacACCGAAGCACGAGCAGAAGAATTAGAATCTCGAGTAGGTAGCTTTGAACATATGAATTTATTAGCAAGAGGACGCAGTCTCGAGCGAGCGTCACCTCCATTAAGTGGTCGCTCTACACCAAAATCACATCACAGCCCTAACAGAGATTATTTACACAAATATCACACA GCACCAGCATCAATGTCTCCTGCTCATTTACATCAGTATGCTGCATCCCTTGCTAGTCCTGGACAACTTTCAGAATCACTTCCTGCAAGCCAG TTGCAGTTGTCTGGAGAAGAACTGCATTCagtgagtgaaagagacaGCGTTGGTGGTGCTGGAAGTGCTAGCAGCGATGCCGCTTCCCCATTGACAGCCAGATCACTCAGATTAGAACGTGTTGTGCAAGCACTTGCTCATAGCCAGGAAGAGCTAAGAAG ACGTACTGGACAAACAGGATTCCCCAGCAGTGGCTTTTCCCCACACAG CAGGCATGGACAACATAGCAACGGCGCACTCAATTCTGGGACTCCTCCTTCCCCATTGTCCTCACGCCACAGTAGCCAGGACAGTTTACACAAGAACAATCTATCCAGTGTTGGACTACCCATTGGACAATTGTCGAGTTCGCATCTGCACATGCAAACAACCATGAGTCCAGCAACAGCAGCTGCAGTGGCAGCAGCtcagaagaaaaaaggcatAAAGAGCAGTCTTGGTAGATTTTtcagtaaaaaggaaaag ataaaaggaaaggataCAACGATGCCTGGAGATGTACCTGGTATGGGAGGTGCGAGTACACCAGCAGATCCTGATTATGGAGATAGCGTCTCTGTGGCAGGAACATTAGGGAGCAAGAGTGATtttgatcgaagaaaaaagaaaag TCCCAGTATGTTTGGTAGTATGCTGGATTCTTCACGACATGAGCTATTGGCTGAAGCGATGAAAGCTGGAACACCTTTTGCTCTGTGGAACGGACCAACTGTTGTTGCTTGGCTGGAGCTTTGGGTTGGCATGCCTACCTGGTACGTTGCGGCATGTCGAGCTAACGTCAAAAGTGGTGCTATAATGAGTGCATTGAGTGACACCGAAATACAACGTGAGATCGGTATCAG TAACTCTTTGCACCGATTGAAATTGAGACTAGCTATCCAGGAAATGGTGTCACTTACAAGTCCATCTGCACCTAAAACTTCTCGCACAACATTAGCTTTTGGAGATATGAATCACGAATGGATAGGAAATGTATGGTTGCCGAGTCTTGGATTACCCCAATATCGATCCACTTTCATGGAGTGCCTTGTTGACGCTAGAATGTTGGATCACCTCACTAAAAAGGATCTGCGTGGTCAACTTAGGATGATTGATAGTTTTCATag AACAAGTTTGCAGTACGGGATTTCGTGTTTGAAGAGATTAAATTATGACAGACAACAGttagaggaaagaagaagaatggcAGAAGGAGCTAATGTAGATGTTCTTGTATGGAGTAACGATAGAGTCATACGATGGGTGCAATCGATCGGTCTAAAG GAATATGGAAACCATCTTTTAGAATCTGGAGTACATGGTGCCCTAATTGCTTTGGATGAAAGTTTTGATGCAAATAATTTTGCTCTCACTTTGCAAATTCCTACACAAAATACACAG gcAAGACAACTTTTAGAAATGGAATTTGCAAATTTATTAACGGTAGGAACAGAGAGGCGACCAGACGTTTCTAATATGAAATCCTGA
- the LOC124955406 gene encoding liprin-alpha-1 isoform X16, whose translation MRARHSECSVVIGQNETEQAESQQEPQQQLQQQLQQQQQQQQHAIQKLGTEKPTEIASRLSNGSLDPSDQDSAVRVIDLQATLDKQSTELSTWQRRVAELSGRVAELEETLSKTQKDLLKTQEINVKLQRDLRENVAQKEDQEERIATLEKRYLNAQRESTSLHDLNEKLEQELQHKKAQLKLQEEKIAAIQEKLELAEQKLTQYAKLPEMEEQLKQRMEALTQVRRPNQQAQERHGSAEDRIQRLEAQLEEKNAEVMRVNQRLKMNEEHNTRLSATVDKLLSESNDRLQTHLTERMEAIEEKNAITQELEKTRKVAEDLQNEKADIVKELGKARLEIDNVKRQMLQQEIAFNIQQTDALTRSLSPNAVDPGSFSRSASHSSFDTHSLPRRGGKRAVIEEDASKNYVVRTLAEQEWEKLQQAHVLANVQQAFDVSSDAEGDGDNESIFSCSAEVISPAGHTDAQTLALMLQEQLDAINNEIRLIQEEKQNTEARAEELESRVGSFEHMNLLARGRSLERASPPLSGRSTPKSHHSPNRDYLHKYHTAPASMSPAHLHQYAASLASPGQLSESLPASQLQLSGEELHSVSERDSVGGAGSASSDAASPLTARSLRLERVVQALAHSQEELRRRTGQTGFPSSGFSPHSRHGQHSNGALNSGTPPSPLSSRHSSQDSLHKNNLSSVGLPIGQLSSSHLHMQTTMSPATAAAVAAAQKKKGIKSSLGRFFSKKEKIKGKDTTMPGDVPGMGGASTPADPDYGDSVSVAGTLGSKSDFDRRKKKSPSMFGSMLDSSRHELLAEAMKAGTPFALWNGPTVVAWLELWVGMPTWYVAACRANVKSGAIMSALSDTEIQREIGISNSLHRLKLRLAIQEMVSLTSPSAPKTSRTTLAFGDMNHEWIGNVWLPSLGLPQYRSTFMECLVDARMLDHLTKKDLRGQLRMIDSFHRTSLQYGISCLKRLNYDRQQLEERRRMAEGANVDVLVWSNDRVIRWVQSIGLKEYGNHLLESGVHGALIALDESFDANNFALTLQIPTQNTQARQLLEMEFANLLTVGTERRPDVSNMKS comes from the exons ATGCGAGCGAGGCATTCTGAATGTAGTGTTGTGATCGGGCAGAATGAGACTGAGCAGGCTGAAAGTCAGCAGGAGCCACAACAGCAGCTTCAACAGCAActacagcagcagcagcagcagcagcaacacgCAATACAAAAGCTAGGTACAGAGAAGCCAACAGAGATAGCAAGCAGATTGAGCAATGGCAGTCTTGATCCATCCGACCAGGATTCGGCAGTACGAGTAATAGACTTGCAAGCCACTCTTGATAAGCAG aGTACTGAGTTAAGTACATGGCAACGGCGTGTAGCAGAATTGAGCGGACGAGTTGCAGAATTAGAAGAAACACTCTCTAAAACTCAGAAGGATCTTTTAAAAACTCAGGAAATTAATGTTAAGTTGCAAAGAGATCTGCGTGAAAATGTTGCACAGAAAGAGGACCAAGAAGAAAGGATTGCAACTCTTGAAAAACGTTATCTCAATGCTCAACGGGAATCAACTAGCTTACATGATCTCAATGAGAAATTAGAACAGGAGCTTCAACATAAAAAGGCTCAATTAAAG cttcaagaagaaaagatagcaGCTATACAAGAAAAATTGGAACTTGCTGAACAAAAATTAACCCAATATGCTAAGTTACCTGAAATGGAAGAACAATTGAAGCAGAGGATGGAGGCTCTGACCCAGGTGAGGAGGCCCAACCAG cAGGCCCAGGAAAGGCATGGTAGTGCAGAAGATAGAATACAAAGGTTAGAAGCACaattagaagagaaaaatgcaGAAGTAATGCGTGTCAATCAACGACTTAAGATGAATGAGGAACATAATACTCGATTAAGTGCAACCGTTGATAAACTTTTATCTG aaTCTAATGACAGGTTACAGACACATTTAACAGAAAGAATGGAAgcaatagaagaaaagaatgcgATAACGCAGGAACTTGAAAAGACAAGGAAAGTAGCTGAAgatttacaaaatgaaaaagcagATATTGTTAAAGAACTAGGAAAAGCACGTCTCGAAATTGATAATGTAAAGAGACAAATGCTTCAGCAAGAAATTGCTTTTAATATACAACAAACGGATGCATTGACTAGAAGTCTTTCTCCAAATGCTGTGGATCCTGGTTCATTTTCTAGAAGTGCAAGTCATAGTAGTTTTGACACACATTCATTACCTAGGAGAGGAGGCAAAAGAGCTGTGATAGAAGAGGATGCTTCAAAG aATTATGTAGTACGTACTCTTGCGGAACAAGAATGGGAAAAACTTCAACAAGCTCATGTTCTAGCAAATGTGCAACAAGCATTTGATGTTTCCAGCGACGCTGAAGGTGACGGTGATAATGAAAGTATCTTCAGTTGTTCGGCAGAGGTAATTAGTCCTGCAGGACATACCGATGCTCAAACACTTGCGCTAATGTTACAAGAACAATTAGATGCTATCAATAATGAGATTAGATTAATTCAG gaagaaaaacagaacACCGAAGCACGAGCAGAAGAATTAGAATCTCGAGTAGGTAGCTTTGAACATATGAATTTATTAGCAAGAGGACGCAGTCTCGAGCGAGCGTCACCTCCATTAAGTGGTCGCTCTACACCAAAATCACATCACAGCCCTAACAGAGATTATTTACACAAATATCACACA GCACCAGCATCAATGTCTCCTGCTCATTTACATCAGTATGCTGCATCCCTTGCTAGTCCTGGACAACTTTCAGAATCACTTCCTGCAAGCCAG TTGCAGTTGTCTGGAGAAGAACTGCATTCagtgagtgaaagagacaGCGTTGGTGGTGCTGGAAGTGCTAGCAGCGATGCCGCTTCCCCATTGACAGCCAGATCACTCAGATTAGAACGTGTTGTGCAAGCACTTGCTCATAGCCAGGAAGAGCTAAGAAG ACGTACTGGACAAACAGGATTCCCCAGCAGTGGCTTTTCCCCACACAG CAGGCATGGACAACATAGCAACGGCGCACTCAATTCTGGGACTCCTCCTTCCCCATTGTCCTCACGCCACAGTAGCCAGGACAGTTTACACAAGAACAATCTATCCAGTGTTGGACTACCCATTGGACAATTGTCGAGTTCGCATCTGCACATGCAAACAACCATGAGTCCAGCAACAGCAGCTGCAGTGGCAGCAGCtcagaagaaaaaaggcatAAAGAGCAGTCTTGGTAGATTTTtcagtaaaaaggaaaag ataaaaggaaaggataCAACGATGCCTGGAGATGTACCTGGTATGGGAGGTGCGAGTACACCAGCAGATCCTGATTATGGAGATAGCGTCTCTGTGGCAGGAACATTAGGGAGCAAGAGTGATtttgatcgaagaaaaaagaaaag TCCCAGTATGTTTGGTAGTATGCTGGATTCTTCACGACATGAGCTATTGGCTGAAGCGATGAAAGCTGGAACACCTTTTGCTCTGTGGAACGGACCAACTGTTGTTGCTTGGCTGGAGCTTTGGGTTGGCATGCCTACCTGGTACGTTGCGGCATGTCGAGCTAACGTCAAAAGTGGTGCTATAATGAGTGCATTGAGTGACACCGAAATACAACGTGAGATCGGTATCAG TAACTCTTTGCACCGATTGAAATTGAGACTAGCTATCCAGGAAATGGTGTCACTTACAAGTCCATCTGCACCTAAAACTTCTCGCACAACATTAGCTTTTGGAGATATGAATCACGAATGGATAGGAAATGTATGGTTGCCGAGTCTTGGATTACCCCAATATCGATCCACTTTCATGGAGTGCCTTGTTGACGCTAGAATGTTGGATCACCTCACTAAAAAGGATCTGCGTGGTCAACTTAGGATGATTGATAGTTTTCATag AACAAGTTTGCAGTACGGGATTTCGTGTTTGAAGAGATTAAATTATGACAGACAACAGttagaggaaagaagaagaatggcAGAAGGAGCTAATGTAGATGTTCTTGTATGGAGTAACGATAGAGTCATACGATGGGTGCAATCGATCGGTCTAAAG GAATATGGAAACCATCTTTTAGAATCTGGAGTACATGGTGCCCTAATTGCTTTGGATGAAAGTTTTGATGCAAATAATTTTGCTCTCACTTTGCAAATTCCTACACAAAATACACAG gcAAGACAACTTTTAGAAATGGAATTTGCAAATTTATTAACGGTAGGAACAGAGAGGCGACCAGACGTTTCTAATATGAAATCCTGA
- the LOC124955406 gene encoding liprin-alpha-1 isoform X11, protein MWSAMCDVMPTIAEDSISQRSSQFSGDDANFEQLMVSMLDERDKLMDSLRECQERVQEAETRVRELEKERDSLNRQIYANIPQELSQLTKELAAARENILQREEEISELKAERNNTRLLLEHLECLVSRHERSLRMTVVKRQAAAQSGVSSEVEVLKALKSLFEHHKALDEKVRERLRVALERNTSLEEELAHTKEELQQYKVSGITPKAIDDKPKENGQTDDGQQQNKNETEQAESQQEPQQQLQQQLQQQQQQQQHAIQKLGTEKPTEIASRLSNGSLDPSDQDSAVRVIDLQATLDKQSTELSTWQRRVAELSGRVAELEETLSKTQKDLLKTQEINVKLQRDLRENVAQKEDQEERIATLEKRYLNAQRESTSLHDLNEKLEQELQHKKAQLKLQEEKIAAIQEKLELAEQKLTQYAKLPEMEEQLKQRMEALTQVRRPNQQAQERHGSAEDRIQRLEAQLEEKNAEVMRVNQRLKMNEEHNTRLSATVDKLLSESNDRLQTHLTERMEAIEEKNAITQELEKTRKVAEDLQNEKADIVKELGKARLEIDNVKRQMLQQEIAFNIQQTDALTRSLSPNAVDPGSFSRSASHSSFDTHSLPRRGGKRAVIEEDASKNYVVRTLAEQEWEKLQQAHVLANVQQAFDVSSDAEGDGDNESIFSCSAEVISPAGHTDAQTLALMLQEQLDAINNEIRLIQEEKQNTEARAEELESRVGSFEHMNLLARGRSLERASPPLSGRSTPKSHHSPNRDYLHKYHTAPASMSPAHLHQYAASLASPGQLSESLPASQLQLSGEELHSVSERDSVGGAGSASSDAASPLTARSLRLERVVQALAHSQEELRRRTGQTGFPSSGFSPHSQDSLHKNNLSSVGLPIGQLSSSHLHMQTTMSPATAAAVAAAQKKKGIKSSLGRFFSKKEKIKGKDTTMPGDVPGMGGASTPADPDYGDSVSVAGTLGSKSDFDRRKKKSPSMFGSMLDSSRHELLAEAMKAGTPFALWNGPTVVAWLELWVGMPTWYVAACRANVKSGAIMSALSDTEIQREIGISNSLHRLKLRLAIQEMVSLTSPSAPKTSRTTLAFGDMNHEWIGNVWLPSLGLPQYRSTFMECLVDARMLDHLTKKDLRGQLRMIDSFHRTSLQYGISCLKRLNYDRQQLEERRRMAEGANVDVLVWSNDRVIRWVQSIGLKEYGNHLLESGVHGALIALDESFDANNFALTLQIPTQNTQARQLLEMEFANLLTVGTERRPDVSNMKS, encoded by the exons GAACTGTCACAATTAACAAAAGAATTAGCAGCGGCACGTGAAAACATTTtacagagagaagaagaaatatcagAATTGAAAGCAGAACGGAACAACACACGT CTTCTACTGGAACATCTTGAATGTTTGGTTTCTCGACACGAACGATCGCTAAGGATGACGGTCGTAAAACGTCAAGCCGCGGCACAATCGGGCGTGTCGTCGGAAGTTGAAGTACTAAAAGCTTTAAAGAGTTTGTTCGAACATCATAAAGCTTTGGACGAGAAG gTACGCGAACGATTGCGCGTAGCTCTCGAAAGGAATACGAGCCTTGAAGAGGAATTGGCCCATACCAAAGAAGAG CTCCAACAGTATAAAGTAAGTGGAATTACGCCTAAAGCCATAGATGACAAACCTAAAGAAAATGGTCAAACAGACGATGGTCAACAACAAAACAAG AATGAGACTGAGCAGGCTGAAAGTCAGCAGGAGCCACAACAGCAGCTTCAACAGCAActacagcagcagcagcagcagcagcaacacgCAATACAAAAGCTAGGTACAGAGAAGCCAACAGAGATAGCAAGCAGATTGAGCAATGGCAGTCTTGATCCATCCGACCAGGATTCGGCAGTACGAGTAATAGACTTGCAAGCCACTCTTGATAAGCAG aGTACTGAGTTAAGTACATGGCAACGGCGTGTAGCAGAATTGAGCGGACGAGTTGCAGAATTAGAAGAAACACTCTCTAAAACTCAGAAGGATCTTTTAAAAACTCAGGAAATTAATGTTAAGTTGCAAAGAGATCTGCGTGAAAATGTTGCACAGAAAGAGGACCAAGAAGAAAGGATTGCAACTCTTGAAAAACGTTATCTCAATGCTCAACGGGAATCAACTAGCTTACATGATCTCAATGAGAAATTAGAACAGGAGCTTCAACATAAAAAGGCTCAATTAAAG cttcaagaagaaaagatagcaGCTATACAAGAAAAATTGGAACTTGCTGAACAAAAATTAACCCAATATGCTAAGTTACCTGAAATGGAAGAACAATTGAAGCAGAGGATGGAGGCTCTGACCCAGGTGAGGAGGCCCAACCAG cAGGCCCAGGAAAGGCATGGTAGTGCAGAAGATAGAATACAAAGGTTAGAAGCACaattagaagagaaaaatgcaGAAGTAATGCGTGTCAATCAACGACTTAAGATGAATGAGGAACATAATACTCGATTAAGTGCAACCGTTGATAAACTTTTATCTG aaTCTAATGACAGGTTACAGACACATTTAACAGAAAGAATGGAAgcaatagaagaaaagaatgcgATAACGCAGGAACTTGAAAAGACAAGGAAAGTAGCTGAAgatttacaaaatgaaaaagcagATATTGTTAAAGAACTAGGAAAAGCACGTCTCGAAATTGATAATGTAAAGAGACAAATGCTTCAGCAAGAAATTGCTTTTAATATACAACAAACGGATGCATTGACTAGAAGTCTTTCTCCAAATGCTGTGGATCCTGGTTCATTTTCTAGAAGTGCAAGTCATAGTAGTTTTGACACACATTCATTACCTAGGAGAGGAGGCAAAAGAGCTGTGATAGAAGAGGATGCTTCAAAG aATTATGTAGTACGTACTCTTGCGGAACAAGAATGGGAAAAACTTCAACAAGCTCATGTTCTAGCAAATGTGCAACAAGCATTTGATGTTTCCAGCGACGCTGAAGGTGACGGTGATAATGAAAGTATCTTCAGTTGTTCGGCAGAGGTAATTAGTCCTGCAGGACATACCGATGCTCAAACACTTGCGCTAATGTTACAAGAACAATTAGATGCTATCAATAATGAGATTAGATTAATTCAG gaagaaaaacagaacACCGAAGCACGAGCAGAAGAATTAGAATCTCGAGTAGGTAGCTTTGAACATATGAATTTATTAGCAAGAGGACGCAGTCTCGAGCGAGCGTCACCTCCATTAAGTGGTCGCTCTACACCAAAATCACATCACAGCCCTAACAGAGATTATTTACACAAATATCACACA GCACCAGCATCAATGTCTCCTGCTCATTTACATCAGTATGCTGCATCCCTTGCTAGTCCTGGACAACTTTCAGAATCACTTCCTGCAAGCCAG TTGCAGTTGTCTGGAGAAGAACTGCATTCagtgagtgaaagagacaGCGTTGGTGGTGCTGGAAGTGCTAGCAGCGATGCCGCTTCCCCATTGACAGCCAGATCACTCAGATTAGAACGTGTTGTGCAAGCACTTGCTCATAGCCAGGAAGAGCTAAGAAG ACGTACTGGACAAACAGGATTCCCCAGCAGTGGCTTTTCCCCACACAG CCAGGACAGTTTACACAAGAACAATCTATCCAGTGTTGGACTACCCATTGGACAATTGTCGAGTTCGCATCTGCACATGCAAACAACCATGAGTCCAGCAACAGCAGCTGCAGTGGCAGCAGCtcagaagaaaaaaggcatAAAGAGCAGTCTTGGTAGATTTTtcagtaaaaaggaaaag ataaaaggaaaggataCAACGATGCCTGGAGATGTACCTGGTATGGGAGGTGCGAGTACACCAGCAGATCCTGATTATGGAGATAGCGTCTCTGTGGCAGGAACATTAGGGAGCAAGAGTGATtttgatcgaagaaaaaagaaaag TCCCAGTATGTTTGGTAGTATGCTGGATTCTTCACGACATGAGCTATTGGCTGAAGCGATGAAAGCTGGAACACCTTTTGCTCTGTGGAACGGACCAACTGTTGTTGCTTGGCTGGAGCTTTGGGTTGGCATGCCTACCTGGTACGTTGCGGCATGTCGAGCTAACGTCAAAAGTGGTGCTATAATGAGTGCATTGAGTGACACCGAAATACAACGTGAGATCGGTATCAG TAACTCTTTGCACCGATTGAAATTGAGACTAGCTATCCAGGAAATGGTGTCACTTACAAGTCCATCTGCACCTAAAACTTCTCGCACAACATTAGCTTTTGGAGATATGAATCACGAATGGATAGGAAATGTATGGTTGCCGAGTCTTGGATTACCCCAATATCGATCCACTTTCATGGAGTGCCTTGTTGACGCTAGAATGTTGGATCACCTCACTAAAAAGGATCTGCGTGGTCAACTTAGGATGATTGATAGTTTTCATag AACAAGTTTGCAGTACGGGATTTCGTGTTTGAAGAGATTAAATTATGACAGACAACAGttagaggaaagaagaagaatggcAGAAGGAGCTAATGTAGATGTTCTTGTATGGAGTAACGATAGAGTCATACGATGGGTGCAATCGATCGGTCTAAAG GAATATGGAAACCATCTTTTAGAATCTGGAGTACATGGTGCCCTAATTGCTTTGGATGAAAGTTTTGATGCAAATAATTTTGCTCTCACTTTGCAAATTCCTACACAAAATACACAG gcAAGACAACTTTTAGAAATGGAATTTGCAAATTTATTAACGGTAGGAACAGAGAGGCGACCAGACGTTTCTAATATGAAATCCTGA